A region of Thermococcus piezophilus DNA encodes the following proteins:
- a CDS encoding S8 family peptidase, producing MRPLSATFIVFIVLLSLFSVAVADSSLPAAIETTQVKFDVPSLTLSDYMNKILIKFKEWRFDSTGLIRTNTGIYVDERFWNWVTGSIQVSANLTDMALNWLNTFKQKVQNDEEVDWIIITWTKPNDRVKEALEAIGAKVLYVDEDINAITIRARPSLVKNLVYSKAFDFNYRFYIREVWPDFYVANSPVYIENTSAVFIQGNITPEQVANANWNIKLIKADLAWSKKGITGRGVTIAVLDTGVDCNHVMLQGACVGVANFVNNEPPDDLNGHGTHVASIAAGRPVKANVDGQIVYVSGVAPEANVLAVKVLGKDGGGTMTQIIQGLDYVVEWHKKHPDEPIVVSMSLGSPFGSPRDPMVQKVEQLIREEHIPVVIAAGNEFVVIDSPGIATGAITVAAVGRDMKVAEFSGKGPGLNIYDIKPDIAAPGVRIVAAKAGTRSQLIAMSGTSMATPHVSGVVALLLQKHGTLTPETIKMILQKTAYPLEGINALPTWSGAGLVDAYAAVTANVQSSIWDRFRRLLP from the coding sequence ATGAGGCCCCTTTCAGCGACTTTTATTGTCTTTATTGTCCTTCTTTCTTTATTCAGCGTTGCAGTAGCTGACAGTAGCCTTCCAGCCGCTATCGAGACCACACAGGTTAAGTTTGATGTCCCTTCCCTCACTCTCTCCGACTACATGAATAAAATCCTAATCAAGTTCAAGGAGTGGCGTTTCGACAGCACCGGGTTAATCAGAACCAATACTGGTATCTATGTCGATGAGAGGTTTTGGAATTGGGTCACGGGTTCGATTCAGGTGAGTGCCAACCTCACTGACATGGCTTTGAACTGGCTGAACACATTCAAGCAAAAGGTTCAGAACGACGAAGAAGTCGATTGGATCATCATCACTTGGACGAAGCCAAATGATCGCGTAAAAGAAGCTCTCGAAGCAATTGGGGCAAAGGTTCTTTACGTCGATGAGGATATCAATGCCATAACCATCCGTGCCCGCCCGAGCCTCGTCAAGAACCTCGTCTATTCAAAGGCATTTGACTTTAACTATCGCTTTTACATCCGTGAGGTTTGGCCTGACTTTTACGTCGCCAACAGCCCTGTGTACATTGAGAACACCAGTGCTGTATTTATTCAGGGGAATATTACTCCCGAGCAGGTTGCTAATGCCAACTGGAACATCAAGCTCATCAAGGCAGATTTGGCCTGGAGCAAGAAGGGTATCACGGGCAGGGGCGTCACGATAGCGGTTCTCGACACTGGAGTGGACTGCAATCATGTCATGCTTCAAGGAGCTTGTGTTGGCGTGGCAAACTTTGTGAACAACGAGCCCCCTGATGACCTAAATGGACACGGAACCCATGTGGCCTCGATAGCGGCTGGAAGGCCAGTCAAGGCGAACGTAGATGGTCAGATCGTCTATGTCTCAGGAGTAGCTCCTGAAGCAAACGTCCTCGCGGTCAAGGTTCTCGGCAAGGACGGCGGCGGGACGATGACTCAGATCATCCAGGGCCTCGACTATGTGGTTGAGTGGCACAAGAAGCACCCGGACGAGCCGATAGTCGTGAGTATGAGCCTCGGAAGCCCCTTTGGGAGTCCAAGAGACCCAATGGTTCAGAAGGTCGAACAATTGATTCGCGAGGAGCACATTCCGGTCGTCATCGCGGCTGGAAATGAGTTCGTGGTCATTGACTCTCCAGGAATTGCAACGGGTGCAATCACAGTTGCGGCAGTTGGCAGAGACATGAAGGTGGCGGAGTTCAGCGGAAAAGGGCCCGGCCTAAACATCTACGACATCAAGCCCGACATAGCGGCTCCTGGCGTCAGGATTGTGGCTGCGAAGGCAGGAACAAGGAGCCAACTAATAGCTATGAGTGGAACCTCGATGGCAACTCCTCATGTCTCTGGAGTTGTAGCCCTGCTCCTCCAAAAGCATGGAACACTCACACCCGAGACAATCAAAATGATTCTACAGAAGACCGCTTATCCTCT